In Salmo salar chromosome ssa03, Ssal_v3.1, whole genome shotgun sequence, a single genomic region encodes these proteins:
- the LOC106601919 gene encoding dexamethasone-induced Ras-related protein 1: MSPSENEFNIPAKNCHRMVILGSTKVGKTAIISRFLNKKVEDQYTPTIEDFHRKLYSIRGDVYQLDILDTSGNHPFPAMMRLSILTGDVFILVFSLDNRDSFQEVQRLKRQIYETKSCLKNKTKENVDVPIVICGNKCDREFNREVQNEEIEQLVAGDEQCAYYEISAKRNTNVDQMFQTLFTMAKLPNEMSPDSHRKVSLQFCEVLQNSRRKSFRNKKFKDGEAYGIVEPFARRPSVHSDLRYIKEKAIGVGQSKQSCTIS, from the exons ATGTCTCCTTCCGAGAACGAGTTTAACATCCCGGCCAAAAATTGCCACAGGATGGTGATTCTGGGCTCTACAAAAGTTGGCAAGACGGCCATCATCTCTCGGTTTCTGAATAAAAAAGTCGAGGACCAGTACACGCCAACAATCGAGGACTTTCATAGGAAATTATACAGCATTCGGGGAGATGTGTACCAGTTGGACATTCTGGACACCTCTGGAAACCATCCTTTCCCCGCCATGATGAGACTCTCTATCCTTACTG GTGATGTTTTCATCCTGGTGTTCAGTCTGGATAACAGAGACTCCTTCCAAGAGGTGCAGCGCCTGAAGCGTCAAATTTACGAGACCAAGTCCTGCCTGAAAAACAAAACCAAAGAGAACGTAGATGTCCCGATCGTTATCTGCGGGAACAAGTGTGACCGGGAGTTTAACCGGGAGGTTCAGAATGAGGAGATTGAGCAGCTGGTGGCTGGTGATGAACAGTGTGCCTACTATGAGATCTCTGCAAAACGGAACACTAATGTCGACCAGATGTTTCAGACTCTTTTTACCATGGCTAAACTGCCCAACGAGATGAGCCCGGACTCTCACCGCAAAGTTTCCTTACAGTTTTGCGAAGTGCTGCAAAACAGCAGAAGAAAATCTTTCAGAAATAAGAAATTCAAAGACGGCGAGGCATACGGGATTGTCGAACCGTTTGCACGCCGACCAAGCGTGCACAGTGACTTGAGGTACATAAAAGAGAAAGCTATCGGCGTCGGACAGAGTAAACAGAGTTGCACCATCAGCTAA